From the Burkholderia glumae LMG 2196 = ATCC 33617 genome, one window contains:
- a CDS encoding lysozyme inhibitor LprI family protein, whose product MKKLILLIPLLTPIISFAGEFIGGGNVYNDLACTSRDLVASKKELNEIYRKIYASTQYKDELDRSQKAWLNYREKECNGYVAAEASQSQGAGPGLIVKDCLVTITRQRVDYLKRFLER is encoded by the coding sequence ATGAAGAAATTAATTCTCCTGATCCCCTTGCTAACCCCCATCATTTCATTTGCTGGTGAATTCATTGGCGGCGGAAATGTTTACAATGACTTAGCCTGCACCAGCCGGGATTTGGTTGCCTCGAAAAAAGAACTCAACGAAATCTACCGGAAAATATACGCATCGACGCAGTACAAAGACGAGCTCGATCGTTCCCAGAAAGCTTGGCTCAACTACAGGGAAAAAGAATGCAACGGCTATGTTGCGGCCGAGGCTTCGCAATCTCAGGGAGCCGGGCCGGGCTTAATCGTCAAGGACTGCCTCGTCACGATCACCAGACAACGAGTTGATTATCTGAAGCGTTTTCTCGAGAGGTAG
- a CDS encoding cytochrome b: MMNPTSSPSGFSPLARALHWLMAMLIIAMLFIGVGMVGSVSARHTVLVAIHKPLGIAILVLVIVRLVVRLRRGAPPLPDDLPWWQKAAAHLSHWVLYALMVAMPLIGWAMLSAGGYPVVLGGGVRLPALVAADPVAFAWLRNAHEVLAFVLFATVLLHLAAALFHGLIRRDGVLRSMVRGR; the protein is encoded by the coding sequence ATGATGAACCCCACTTCCTCTCCTTCGGGATTCAGCCCGCTCGCGCGGGCGCTGCACTGGCTGATGGCCATGCTGATCATCGCGATGCTGTTCATCGGGGTGGGCATGGTGGGCTCGGTGTCGGCCCGGCACACGGTGCTGGTGGCGATTCACAAGCCGCTCGGAATCGCGATCCTGGTGCTGGTGATCGTGCGGCTGGTGGTGCGGCTCAGGCGCGGGGCGCCGCCGCTGCCGGACGATCTGCCTTGGTGGCAGAAGGCGGCCGCGCACCTGTCGCATTGGGTGCTGTATGCGCTGATGGTGGCGATGCCGCTGATCGGCTGGGCCATGCTGTCGGCCGGCGGGTATCCGGTGGTGCTGGGCGGCGGGGTGCGGCTGCCGGCGCTGGTGGCGGCGGACCCGGTGGCGTTTGCGTGGCTGCGCAACGCGCATGAGGTGCTGGCGTTCGTGCTGTTCGCCACGGTACTGCTGCATCTGGCGGCCGCGCTGTTTCATGGGCTGATCCGGCGCGACGGGGTGCTGCGGAGCATGGTGCGGGGGCGGTGA
- a CDS encoding catalase family peroxidase, whose protein sequence is MTHPPPSSPRGGQVWRWAVIGGTVAAAAAAFGYTAGWLAPHRLTPQRIVAALQANGGLHPGFRRNHAKGICVTGYFESNGDGAAWSSAPFFGAGVRTPVVGRFALPGGNPYAPDTSVPIRSLALRLTAPDGEQWRTGMNAMPVFPVATPRAFYEQTVATRPDPATGKPDPKKVGAFFAAHPETAAFRAWVKTAKPSASFATETYYGINAFYFVDAQGMKHAVRWRVVPEQTDGAGVASGANVLQADLAERLGSGPQRWHWLVTFANPGDPVNDATRNWPADRKTLDIGTLVLDRAEAQDSGPCRDINYDPTVLPTGIEPSGDPLLAARSAAYADSYKLRTSEEAGVPGYARAAPEAR, encoded by the coding sequence ATGACGCATCCTCCCCCATCGAGCCCGCGCGGCGGCCAGGTCTGGCGCTGGGCCGTGATCGGCGGCACCGTCGCGGCCGCCGCCGCCGCGTTCGGCTACACCGCCGGCTGGCTCGCGCCGCACCGGCTCACGCCGCAGCGCATCGTCGCCGCGCTGCAGGCCAACGGCGGCTTGCATCCCGGCTTCCGCCGCAACCACGCCAAGGGCATCTGCGTGACCGGCTACTTCGAGAGCAACGGCGACGGCGCCGCATGGTCCAGCGCGCCGTTCTTCGGCGCCGGCGTGCGCACGCCCGTGGTCGGGCGCTTCGCGCTGCCCGGCGGCAACCCTTATGCGCCCGACACCAGCGTGCCGATCCGCAGCCTCGCGCTGCGGTTGACCGCGCCCGACGGCGAGCAATGGCGCACCGGCATGAACGCGATGCCGGTGTTCCCGGTCGCGACGCCGCGCGCGTTCTACGAGCAGACCGTCGCGACGCGGCCCGATCCCGCCACCGGCAAGCCCGATCCGAAGAAGGTCGGGGCGTTCTTCGCCGCGCATCCGGAGACCGCCGCGTTCCGCGCCTGGGTGAAGACCGCCAAGCCGAGCGCGAGCTTTGCCACCGAGACCTATTACGGCATCAACGCGTTTTATTTCGTGGACGCGCAGGGCATGAAGCACGCGGTGCGCTGGCGCGTGGTGCCCGAGCAGACCGACGGCGCCGGCGTGGCGAGCGGCGCGAACGTGCTGCAAGCGGATCTGGCCGAGCGGCTCGGCAGCGGGCCGCAGCGCTGGCACTGGCTCGTGACGTTCGCGAACCCAGGCGACCCCGTGAACGACGCGACGCGCAACTGGCCCGCCGATCGCAAGACCCTCGACATCGGCACGCTGGTGCTCGACCGCGCCGAGGCGCAGGACAGCGGGCCGTGCCGCGACATCAACTACGACCCGACGGTACTGCCGACGGGCATCGAGCCGTCCGGCGACCCGCTGCTGGCGGCGCGCTCGGCGGCCTATGCCGATTCGTACAAGCTGCGCACCAGCGAGGAAGCCGGCGTGCCCGGTTATGCCCGCGCCGCGCCGGAGGCACGATGA
- a CDS encoding RNA polymerase sigma factor yields the protein MPSADLDDCLRELLPRLRRFALWLTRDAHTADDLVQASLERALTHWADRRDDDALRSWLFTILYRQFLDSRRSAKRYAGLLGRIREDDEPQWPSAEDQAVARSMLGAFGKLTAEQRSLLLLVAVEGFSYREVAELLEVPIGTVMSRLSRARAALRALGDGQSPAPSLRLMK from the coding sequence ATGCCCTCAGCCGACCTAGACGATTGCCTGCGCGAGCTGCTGCCGCGGCTGCGGCGCTTCGCGCTGTGGCTGACCCGCGATGCGCACACGGCCGACGATCTGGTCCAGGCCTCGCTCGAACGCGCGCTGACGCACTGGGCGGACCGCCGCGACGACGACGCGCTGCGCAGCTGGCTGTTCACGATCCTGTACCGCCAGTTCCTCGATTCGCGGCGCAGCGCGAAACGCTATGCCGGGCTGCTCGGCCGGATCCGCGAGGACGACGAGCCGCAATGGCCGTCGGCCGAGGATCAGGCGGTGGCGCGCTCGATGCTCGGCGCGTTCGGCAAGCTGACGGCCGAGCAGCGCAGCCTGCTGCTGCTGGTGGCGGTGGAAGGCTTCAGCTACCGCGAGGTGGCCGAACTGCTCGAGGTGCCGATCGGCACCGTGATGTCGCGCCTGTCGCGCGCGCGCGCCGCGTTGCGCGCGCTCGGCGACGGCCAATCTCCCGCTCCCTCGCTGCGATTGATGAAATGA
- a CDS encoding anti-sigma factor: protein MNIPPDDHDLHAYVDGRLDANERAALERWLDHHPERAGQVRQWRRDTQQLRAALDGLALPPATRELDPAALRERRGARRRTRLAIAAALVLSVGLGGGAGWQMRGWQMQGAGSQPLASLAMPAAPMGDALTAYRMVVERSARVDLATHRTADLQAWLDRAVGKTVRLPDLSRAGFTPVGGRLFATEDGPSAMVLYEDGAGRAVSFYVRPPGGRRLLLKDGSRRDGALVAQYGSQRGYNYALVAPTDGVDDAALANALAVTRG from the coding sequence ATGAACATTCCGCCCGACGACCACGATCTCCATGCCTATGTCGACGGCCGCCTCGACGCGAACGAGCGCGCCGCGCTCGAGCGCTGGCTCGACCACCATCCCGAGCGCGCCGGGCAGGTGCGCCAGTGGCGCCGCGATACGCAGCAGCTGCGCGCGGCGCTCGACGGCCTCGCGCTGCCGCCGGCCACGCGCGAGCTCGATCCGGCCGCGCTGCGCGAGCGGCGCGGCGCGCGGCGGCGCACGCGGCTGGCGATCGCGGCCGCGCTGGTGTTGAGCGTCGGGCTCGGCGGCGGCGCAGGCTGGCAAATGCGCGGCTGGCAGATGCAGGGCGCCGGCTCCCAGCCGCTCGCCTCGCTCGCGATGCCGGCGGCCCCGATGGGCGACGCGCTGACCGCCTACCGGATGGTGGTGGAGCGCAGCGCGCGCGTGGATCTGGCCACGCACCGGACGGCCGATCTGCAGGCCTGGCTCGACCGCGCGGTCGGCAAGACGGTGCGGCTGCCCGACCTGAGCCGGGCCGGCTTCACGCCGGTGGGCGGGCGCCTGTTCGCGACCGAGGACGGTCCGTCGGCGATGGTGCTCTACGAGGACGGCGCGGGCCGCGCGGTCAGCTTCTACGTCCGCCCGCCGGGCGGCCGGCGCCTGCTGCTGAAGGACGGCTCGCGTCGCGACGGCGCGCTCGTGGCCCAATACGGTTCGCAGCGCGGCTACAACTACGCGCTCGTCGCGCCCACCGACGGCGTCGACGACGCCGCGCTCGCGAACGCGCTGGCCGTCACGCGCGGCTAG
- a CDS encoding type III restriction-modification system endonuclease, which yields MELHFEADLDYQREAVDAVCDLFRGQDAPRAAFSVTAAGGGHDDGEGTASAARQMPLGVAETALAVGNRLALEPAALARNLAEVQARGGLPPSGALVSTDFTVEMETGTGKTYVYLRTLFELHRRYGFTKFVIVVPSVAIKEGVHKTLDVTRSHFRRLYDGVPFDYFLYDSTRLGQVRRFATSATVQIMVATVAAINRKDVNNLYKPSEKTGGEKPIDLIRATRPILIVDEPQSVDGGLDGRGKEALEAMAPLCTLRYSATHADPHQMVYRLDAVDAYERRLVKQIEVASATVEDAHNKPYVRLVSVSNRRGSIAARVELDVATPGGVERQIVSVGDGDLLERVTRRAVYGDYRIGEIDTTRGAEFVELRYPGGETFLAVGDAHGDVDPLAIQREMIRRTIREHLDKELRLTPLGVKVLSLFFVDSVERYRRYDRGGHAVKGPYAAIFEDEYRRAAKLPAYRALFAGFDAERDVAAVHDGYFSIDRKGGWTETSDSNASGRENAERAYGLIMREKERLLSFATPLRCIFSHSALKEGWDNPNVFQICTLRDIRTERERRQTIGRGLRLAVDQRGERVRGFDVNTLTVIATESYEQFAAHLQKEIEADTGIRFGVVGTHQFAALPVTREDGTPAPLGAERSAALWTHLHEAGFLDAQGKVLDALKIVLKGGVLPLPAAFEPLRPRIVELLRKLSGRLDVRNADDRRQLEPRRGADGEPVVFGEAFRALWARVQARTTYRVSFDDAALVAASVEALRAAPEVPRARLQWRKADISIGKAGVEATETASAGTVVLDEGDLALPDLLTELQDRTQLTRRTLAAVLADSGRLDDFRVNPQAFIALAADAVNRCKRQALIDGITYQRIGDGVVWPLARFVEEPVIAYRKDLREGLRKSVYTAVEVRTAAERAFVDALEATDAVRLYARLPAWFRIPTPLGDYRPDWLVLVETPGAPGQCYVVEMDNRTDDAELRGRERRKVQCGEAHFRAIAGADAPVHFVRARTVDALLGSTGQTSFAF from the coding sequence ATGGAGCTGCATTTCGAGGCCGATCTCGACTACCAGCGCGAGGCCGTGGACGCCGTCTGCGACCTGTTCCGCGGCCAGGACGCGCCGCGCGCCGCGTTCAGCGTGACCGCGGCCGGCGGCGGCCATGACGACGGCGAGGGCACCGCCAGCGCCGCGCGCCAGATGCCGCTCGGCGTGGCCGAGACGGCGCTCGCGGTCGGCAACCGGCTCGCGCTCGAGCCCGCCGCGCTCGCGCGCAACCTCGCCGAGGTGCAGGCACGCGGCGGCCTGCCGCCGTCGGGTGCGCTCGTCTCCACCGATTTCACGGTCGAGATGGAGACCGGCACCGGCAAGACCTACGTCTACCTGCGCACCCTCTTCGAGCTGCACCGCCGCTACGGCTTCACGAAGTTCGTGATCGTGGTGCCCTCGGTGGCCATCAAGGAGGGCGTCCACAAGACGCTCGACGTCACGCGCTCGCACTTTCGCCGGCTCTACGACGGCGTGCCGTTCGACTACTTCCTGTACGACTCGACGCGGCTCGGCCAGGTGCGCCGCTTCGCGACCAGCGCCACCGTGCAGATCATGGTGGCCACGGTGGCCGCGATCAACCGCAAGGACGTCAACAACCTCTACAAGCCGAGCGAGAAGACCGGCGGCGAGAAGCCGATCGATCTGATCCGCGCCACCCGTCCGATCCTGATCGTCGACGAGCCGCAGAGCGTGGACGGCGGGCTCGACGGGCGCGGCAAGGAAGCGCTCGAGGCGATGGCGCCGCTCTGCACGCTGCGCTATTCGGCGACTCACGCGGACCCGCACCAGATGGTGTACCGGCTCGACGCCGTGGACGCCTACGAGCGGCGCCTCGTCAAGCAGATCGAGGTGGCCTCGGCCACCGTCGAGGATGCGCACAACAAGCCCTACGTGCGGCTCGTGTCGGTCAGCAACCGGCGCGGCAGCATCGCCGCGCGCGTGGAGCTGGACGTGGCCACCCCGGGCGGCGTCGAGCGCCAGATCGTCAGCGTCGGCGACGGCGACCTGCTCGAACGCGTGACGCGCCGCGCCGTGTACGGCGACTACCGGATCGGCGAGATCGACACCACGCGCGGCGCCGAATTCGTCGAGCTGCGCTATCCCGGCGGCGAGACCTTCCTCGCCGTGGGCGACGCGCACGGCGACGTCGATCCGCTCGCCATCCAGCGCGAGATGATCCGCCGCACGATTCGCGAGCACCTGGACAAGGAGCTGCGGCTGACACCGCTCGGCGTCAAGGTGCTGTCGCTGTTCTTCGTCGACAGCGTCGAGCGCTACCGGCGCTACGATCGCGGCGGCCACGCCGTGAAGGGCCCCTATGCCGCGATCTTCGAGGACGAGTACCGACGCGCCGCGAAGCTGCCCGCCTATCGCGCGCTGTTCGCCGGCTTCGACGCCGAGCGCGACGTGGCGGCCGTCCACGACGGCTATTTCTCGATCGACCGCAAGGGCGGCTGGACCGAGACCAGCGACAGCAACGCCAGCGGCCGCGAGAACGCCGAGCGGGCCTACGGCCTCATCATGCGCGAGAAGGAGCGGCTGCTGTCGTTCGCCACGCCGCTGCGCTGCATCTTCTCGCACTCGGCGCTGAAGGAGGGCTGGGACAATCCGAACGTGTTCCAGATCTGCACGCTGCGCGACATCCGCACCGAGCGCGAGCGCCGCCAGACCATCGGGCGCGGGCTGCGGCTCGCCGTCGACCAGCGCGGCGAACGGGTGCGGGGCTTCGACGTCAACACGCTCACCGTGATCGCGACCGAGAGCTACGAGCAGTTCGCCGCCCATCTGCAGAAGGAGATCGAGGCCGACACCGGGATTCGTTTCGGGGTGGTCGGCACGCACCAGTTCGCGGCCCTGCCGGTGACGCGCGAGGACGGCACGCCCGCACCGCTCGGCGCCGAGCGCTCGGCCGCGTTGTGGACGCATCTGCACGAGGCCGGCTTCCTCGACGCCCAGGGCAAGGTGCTCGACGCGCTGAAGATCGTGCTGAAGGGCGGCGTGCTGCCCCTGCCGGCGGCCTTCGAGCCGCTGCGCCCGCGCATCGTCGAACTGCTGCGCAAGCTGTCGGGCCGGCTCGACGTGCGCAACGCCGACGACCGCCGGCAGCTCGAGCCGCGCCGCGGCGCCGACGGCGAGCCGGTGGTGTTCGGCGAGGCGTTCCGCGCGCTGTGGGCGCGCGTGCAGGCGCGCACCACCTATCGCGTGAGCTTCGACGACGCCGCGCTCGTCGCGGCCAGCGTCGAGGCGCTGCGCGCCGCGCCCGAGGTGCCGCGCGCACGGCTGCAATGGCGCAAGGCCGACATCTCGATCGGCAAGGCCGGCGTGGAGGCCACCGAGACCGCCTCGGCCGGCACCGTGGTGCTCGACGAGGGCGACCTCGCGCTGCCCGACCTGCTCACCGAGCTGCAGGACCGCACGCAGCTCACGCGCCGCACGCTTGCGGCCGTGCTTGCCGACAGCGGCCGGCTCGACGATTTCCGCGTGAATCCGCAGGCGTTCATCGCGCTGGCGGCCGACGCGGTCAACCGCTGCAAGCGGCAGGCGCTGATCGACGGGATCACCTACCAGCGGATCGGCGACGGCGTGGTGTGGCCGCTCGCGCGCTTCGTGGAGGAGCCGGTGATTGCCTACCGCAAGGATTTGCGCGAGGGTCTGCGCAAGTCCGTGTACACCGCGGTGGAGGTGCGCACGGCGGCCGAGCGCGCGTTCGTCGACGCGCTGGAGGCGACCGACGCGGTCAGGCTCTACGCCAGGCTGCCGGCGTGGTTCCGGATTCCGACGCCGCTCGGCGACTACCGGCCCGACTGGCTGGTGCTGGTGGAGACGCCGGGTGCGCCGGGCCAGTGCTACGTCGTCGAGATGGACAACCGCACCGACGATGCCGAGCTGCGCGGCCGCGAGCGCCGCAAGGTGCAGTGCGGCGAGGCGCACTTCCGCGCGATCGCGGGGGCCGATGCGCCGGTGCATTTCGTGCGCGCGCGCACGGTGGATGCACTGCTCGGCTCGACGGGGCAGACCTCGTTCGCGTTCTAG
- a CDS encoding site-specific DNA-methyltransferase yields the protein MRKIESASPEARSADLAADNLERLKALFPEAVTEGPDGAALDLDVLKALVGDRTLGEADEKYGLAWHGKRRARQLALTPSTGTLRPCRDESLDWDGTRNLMIEGDNLEVLKLLHKSYAGSVKLVYIDPPYNTGREFVYPDNFADSLRHYLALTGQAAGGVKLSSHTEASGRFHTDWLNMMYPRLKLAFDLLARDGLIAIHIDEHELPALVLVMREIFGEENELGVAVWDKRNPKGDARGLAYQHESIVLFARDAEWLYQHAPLKRPKRNAQRMLDAAREAIATTGGIAEATQAYRAWLRAQTTLSGGEAMYDRLSPDGRVYRLVSMAWPNKKRAPDDYFIPLVHPVTGKPCPVPERGWRNPPATMRELLERGLIEFGADETTQPQRIYFLDENRYENVPSILPFGGSDDARLKSLAIPFDLPKPTDFAAALIGWLTGGEDLIVDCFAGSGTTAHATLAANAADGARRRYALVQLPEPLDASNKDQKAAAEFCAKLKRPANLAEITKERLRRAAERIAAEHPEAALDVGFRVFRLDSTNVVEWDPRGANVQQSLLDAVEHVKSGRTDADLLAELAIKLGLDLCAPIDTLPIAGKAVHVIDGAIVACFAARLDRAEAEALALGIVGVLDAVEAPPAHDVTCVFRDAAFVDDVARVNLSAILEQHGIRSVRSL from the coding sequence ATGCGAAAGATCGAATCCGCCAGTCCCGAGGCCCGCTCCGCGGATCTCGCGGCGGACAACCTCGAACGGCTCAAGGCGCTGTTCCCCGAAGCCGTGACCGAAGGCCCCGACGGCGCCGCGCTCGACCTCGACGTGCTCAAGGCACTGGTCGGCGATCGCACGCTCGGCGAGGCCGACGAGAAGTACGGCCTGGCCTGGCACGGCAAGCGCCGCGCGCGCCAGCTCGCGCTCACGCCCTCCACCGGCACGCTGCGGCCCTGCCGCGACGAGAGCCTGGACTGGGACGGCACCCGCAACCTGATGATCGAGGGCGACAACCTCGAGGTGCTCAAGCTGCTGCACAAGAGCTACGCGGGCTCGGTGAAGCTCGTCTACATCGATCCGCCGTACAACACCGGCAGGGAATTCGTCTATCCCGACAACTTCGCCGACAGCCTGCGCCACTACCTCGCGCTGACGGGCCAGGCCGCGGGCGGCGTGAAGCTCAGCAGCCACACCGAGGCGAGCGGCCGGTTCCACACCGACTGGCTCAACATGATGTATCCGCGCCTGAAGCTGGCGTTCGACCTGCTCGCGCGCGACGGCCTGATTGCGATCCACATCGACGAGCACGAACTGCCGGCCCTGGTGCTGGTGATGCGCGAGATCTTCGGCGAGGAGAACGAGCTCGGCGTGGCGGTCTGGGACAAGCGCAACCCGAAGGGCGACGCGCGCGGCCTGGCCTACCAGCACGAGTCGATCGTGCTGTTCGCGCGCGACGCCGAGTGGCTGTACCAGCACGCGCCGTTGAAGCGCCCGAAGCGCAACGCGCAGCGCATGCTCGACGCCGCGCGCGAGGCGATCGCCACCACCGGCGGCATCGCCGAGGCCACCCAGGCCTACCGCGCCTGGCTGCGCGCGCAGACCACGCTGTCGGGCGGCGAGGCGATGTACGACCGGCTCTCGCCCGACGGCCGCGTCTACCGGCTCGTCTCGATGGCCTGGCCGAACAAGAAGCGCGCGCCCGACGACTACTTCATCCCGCTCGTCCATCCCGTCACGGGCAAGCCCTGCCCGGTGCCCGAGCGCGGCTGGCGCAATCCGCCCGCGACCATGCGCGAGCTGCTCGAGCGCGGCCTGATCGAGTTCGGCGCCGACGAGACCACCCAGCCGCAGCGCATCTATTTCCTCGACGAGAACCGCTACGAGAACGTGCCGTCGATCCTGCCGTTCGGCGGCTCCGACGACGCGCGCCTGAAGTCGCTGGCGATCCCGTTCGACCTGCCCAAGCCCACCGACTTCGCGGCCGCGCTGATCGGCTGGCTGACGGGCGGCGAGGACCTGATCGTCGACTGTTTCGCCGGCTCCGGCACCACCGCCCACGCCACGCTGGCGGCCAACGCGGCCGACGGCGCGCGGCGCCGCTACGCGCTGGTGCAGCTGCCCGAGCCGCTCGATGCGTCGAACAAGGACCAGAAGGCCGCCGCCGAGTTCTGCGCGAAGCTCAAGCGCCCCGCCAACCTCGCCGAGATCACCAAGGAACGGCTGCGGCGCGCGGCCGAGCGGATCGCCGCCGAGCATCCCGAGGCCGCGCTCGACGTCGGCTTCCGCGTGTTCCGGCTCGATTCGACCAACGTGGTCGAATGGGACCCGCGCGGCGCGAACGTGCAACAGTCGCTGCTCGACGCGGTCGAGCACGTCAAGTCCGGCCGCACCGACGCCGACCTGCTCGCCGAACTCGCCATCAAGCTCGGCCTCGACCTCTGCGCGCCGATCGACACGCTGCCGATCGCCGGCAAGGCGGTGCACGTGATCGACGGCGCGATCGTGGCCTGCTTCGCCGCGCGCCTCGACCGCGCCGAGGCCGAGGCGCTCGCGCTCGGCATCGTCGGGGTGCTCGACGCGGTCGAGGCGCCGCCCGCGCACGACGTGACCTGCGTGTTCCGCGACGCCGCGTTCGTCGACGACGTCGCGCGCGTGAACCTGTCCGCGATCCTCGAACAGCACGGCATCCGGTCGGTGCGGAGCCTCTGA
- the fliR gene encoding flagellar biosynthetic protein FliR: MVSVTYAQLNVWLTAFLWPFVRILALVAAAPLIGNAAVPVRVKIGLSALTAIAVAPALGPLPQATVFSAEGIWILVNQFLIGVSMGFVMQIVFAVVEAAGDYIGLQMGLGFATFFDPHAGTTPMMGRILNAFAMLAFVAFDGHLQLIAALVESFASVPISADLLHPAGWQTLAGAGINVFAMGLLLALPVVAALLIANLALGILNRAAPQIGIFQIGFPVLMLVGLLLVQLMVPNMMPFFSRLFDNGYEMMGRVAAGFR, encoded by the coding sequence ATGGTCTCCGTCACCTACGCGCAACTGAACGTCTGGCTGACCGCGTTCCTCTGGCCGTTCGTGCGGATTCTCGCGCTGGTGGCCGCCGCGCCCTTGATCGGCAACGCGGCGGTGCCCGTGCGCGTCAAGATCGGCCTGTCGGCGCTCACCGCGATCGCCGTGGCGCCGGCGCTCGGGCCGCTGCCGCAGGCCACCGTGTTCTCGGCCGAGGGCATCTGGATCCTCGTCAACCAGTTCCTGATCGGCGTGTCGATGGGCTTCGTGATGCAAATCGTGTTCGCCGTGGTGGAAGCCGCGGGCGACTACATCGGCCTGCAGATGGGGCTCGGCTTTGCCACCTTCTTCGATCCGCACGCCGGCACCACGCCGATGATGGGCCGCATCCTGAACGCCTTCGCGATGCTCGCGTTCGTCGCGTTCGACGGCCACCTGCAGCTGATCGCGGCGCTGGTCGAGTCGTTCGCGAGCGTGCCGATCTCGGCCGACCTGCTGCATCCGGCCGGCTGGCAGACGCTGGCCGGCGCCGGCATCAACGTGTTCGCGATGGGGCTGCTGCTGGCGCTGCCGGTGGTGGCGGCGCTCCTGATCGCCAACCTCGCGCTCGGCATCCTGAACCGCGCCGCGCCGCAGATCGGCATCTTCCAGATCGGCTTCCCGGTGCTGATGCTGGTGGGGCTGCTGCTCGTGCAGCTGATGGTGCCCAACATGATGCCGTTCTTCTCGCGCCTGTTCGACAACGGTTACGAGATGATGGGCCGCGTGGCGGCGGGCTTCCGTTAA
- the fliQ gene encoding flagellar biosynthesis protein FliQ, whose product MTPEAVMTLAHGAMMIGLMLAAPLLLVALVVGLVVSLFQAATQINESTLSFIPKLLAIVVTMVIAGPWMLTSMLDYTRTILMHVATLGTS is encoded by the coding sequence ATGACACCCGAAGCCGTCATGACCCTGGCGCACGGCGCGATGATGATCGGCCTGATGCTGGCCGCGCCGCTGTTGCTGGTCGCGCTGGTGGTGGGCCTCGTCGTCAGCCTGTTCCAGGCCGCCACGCAGATCAACGAATCGACGCTGTCGTTCATCCCGAAGCTGCTCGCGATCGTGGTGACGATGGTGATCGCCGGGCCGTGGATGCTGACCTCGATGCTCGACTACACGCGCACCATCCTGATGCACGTCGCCACGCTCGGCACCAGCTGA
- the fliP gene encoding flagellar type III secretion system pore protein FliP (The bacterial flagellar biogenesis protein FliP forms a type III secretion system (T3SS)-type pore required for flagellar assembly.): MMPSRSGAREARRPRVAALLAVLAPLALLAALALPSLAHAQAAGLPAFNSSPGPNGGTTYSLSVQTMLLLTMLSFLPAIVLMMTSFTRIIIVLSLMRQALGTATTPPNQVLVGLALFLTLFVMSPVIDRAYNDGYKPFSAGTLPMDQAVQRGLAPFKTFMLKQTREGDLALFAKIAKAPAMQGPEDVPLPLLVPAFVTSELKTGFQIGFTIFIPFLIIDLVVASVLMSMGMMMVSPTTISLPFKLMLFVLVDGWQLLIGSLAQSFT; encoded by the coding sequence ATGATGCCGTCCCGATCGGGCGCGCGCGAGGCGCGCCGTCCCCGCGTGGCCGCGCTGCTGGCCGTGCTCGCGCCGCTGGCGCTGCTCGCCGCGCTCGCACTGCCCTCGCTCGCGCATGCGCAGGCCGCCGGCCTGCCCGCCTTCAATTCGAGCCCCGGCCCGAACGGCGGCACGACCTATTCGCTGAGCGTGCAGACCATGCTGCTGCTCACGATGCTGTCGTTCCTGCCGGCCATCGTGCTGATGATGACGAGCTTCACGCGCATCATCATCGTGCTGTCGCTGATGCGCCAGGCGCTGGGCACCGCCACCACGCCGCCGAACCAGGTGCTGGTCGGGCTCGCGCTGTTCCTCACGCTGTTCGTGATGTCGCCCGTCATCGACCGTGCCTACAACGACGGCTACAAGCCGTTCTCGGCCGGCACCCTGCCGATGGACCAGGCGGTGCAGCGCGGCCTCGCGCCGTTCAAGACCTTCATGCTCAAGCAGACCCGCGAGGGCGACCTGGCGCTGTTCGCGAAGATCGCCAAGGCGCCGGCGATGCAGGGCCCGGAGGACGTGCCCCTGCCGCTGCTGGTGCCGGCCTTCGTCACCAGCGAGCTGAAGACCGGCTTCCAGATCGGCTTCACGATCTTCATCCCGTTCCTGATCATCGACCTGGTGGTGGCGAGCGTGCTGATGTCGATGGGGATGATGATGGTCTCGCCCACCACCATCTCGCTGCCGTTCAAGCTGATGCTGTTCGTGCTGGTGGACGGCTGGCAGCTGCTGATCGGCTCGCTTGCGCAGAGCTTCACCTAG